A DNA window from Paenibacillus andongensis contains the following coding sequences:
- the asd gene encoding archaetidylserine decarboxylase (Phosphatidylserine decarboxylase is synthesized as a single chain precursor. Generation of the pyruvoyl active site from a Ser is coupled to cleavage of a Gly-Ser bond between the larger (beta) and smaller (alpha chains). It is an integral membrane protein.), translating into MSKPFFRLLTELSSRKWVSQVTGAFARSKASRIFIPRFAQTYGIRIEDAEKQLQDYKSLNDFFTRRLKPGLRPIHEDLTRVVSPVDAMITGIGDIKEGLIVNVKGQDYTIEELLNRSPRTVNYKNGFYFVLYLSPTDYHRIHSPISGDVLESEHVLGKVYPVNEFGLRHMKRVLSRNERLITFIQHNAGEVAVVKVGALNVSSIQYVKPLPKTLERGQELAYFEFGSTVVLLFEDDMFEPRPDLQLGSKVKMGEDLGRFLEK; encoded by the coding sequence CTTCACGCAAATGGGTGTCCCAAGTGACAGGCGCTTTTGCCAGATCCAAAGCAAGCCGGATCTTCATTCCTCGCTTCGCCCAAACCTACGGAATACGCATTGAAGATGCTGAGAAGCAATTACAGGATTATAAATCTTTGAATGATTTCTTCACACGCAGATTAAAGCCAGGGTTACGCCCTATTCACGAAGACCTAACTCGTGTTGTAAGTCCTGTTGATGCCATGATTACAGGTATCGGCGATATTAAGGAAGGCCTGATTGTGAATGTCAAAGGTCAAGACTACACAATCGAAGAGCTCCTTAATCGTTCCCCTCGTACGGTCAATTATAAAAATGGCTTTTATTTTGTGCTGTACCTCAGCCCTACGGACTACCACCGGATTCATTCGCCGATTTCAGGTGATGTGCTTGAGAGCGAGCATGTGCTTGGGAAAGTATATCCTGTGAATGAGTTTGGCCTTCGTCATATGAAGAGAGTACTAAGTCGTAACGAACGGTTAATCACCTTTATCCAGCACAATGCCGGCGAAGTTGCTGTGGTGAAGGTTGGGGCACTTAACGTTAGTTCTATTCAATATGTGAAGCCTCTTCCCAAAACGCTTGAGCGAGGTCAAGAACTAGCTTATTTCGAGTTTGGTTCAACAGTCGTTCTCCTTTTTGAAGACGATATGTTTGAGCCTCGCCCAGATCTGCAGCTTGGTTCTAAAGTGAAAATGGGAGAAGACCTCGGCCGTTTCCTAGAAAAATAA